GAGCCAGTAGAAGATATTTTGGCTTGTCAAAATATTAAATTAGCTGAAACAGGTTGGGCTGATATTAGTGCTACTACTGCTATGGTTTCAGTGGTTGCTGAGGGGCTTGGTTATGAGGTTAGTGCTCCTATTATTTCTGTTCCCATTGCTTTTACTAGTGTTGCTAAGGGTAAGGTTGATGCTTTTTTAGGTTATTGGTCTCCCTCAATGGATGGTATTGCAGCGCCTTTTGTTAAAGATAAGACAATCATTATTCCTGAAAAAGCCAACTTGGAAGGGGCTAAATACACATTAGCCGTACCTGCTTATACTTATGAGGCAGGCTTGCAATCATTTAAAGATATTGCCAAATTTAAAAAGGATTTAAACGCGCAAATATATGGTATTGAAGCAGGTAATGACGGTAATTTGTTAATTCAAAAGATGATCAAGGATAACTTATTTAATTTAAGTGATTTTAAGTTAAGAGAGTCTAGTGAAGCAGCTATGATTAGCCAAGTTAAACGAGCAGTAAAAGCCAACAAACCTATAGTGTTTTTAGCTTGGGAACCACACCCGATGAACAGTCAGGTTGAGTTGAAATATTTAGCTGATGGAGATGAGGTGTTTGGTCCTAATTATGGTAGTGCTAAAGTATTTACTATTATTTCTCCTGAGTTTCAAAAACGTTGCCCAGCAGAAGCTAATTTAATTAGCCAAATTCGTTTTACAGTGGAAATGGAAAGTGAATTAATGACAGAAATTTTAGAAAATAAAGTACCTGCTAAAAAAGCAGCTAAAGAGTATTTGAAAAAACATCCTGAAGTGCTTAAACAATGGCTTGTAGGTATTAAAAGTACTAATGGTGAAGATGGAAAA
This portion of the Entomomonas sp. E2T0 genome encodes:
- the choX gene encoding choline ABC transporter substrate-binding protein — its product is MNKLSKIICVGLLGLATSLVSWADEPVEDILACQNIKLAETGWADISATTAMVSVVAEGLGYEVSAPIISVPIAFTSVAKGKVDAFLGYWSPSMDGIAAPFVKDKTIIIPEKANLEGAKYTLAVPAYTYEAGLQSFKDIAKFKKDLNAQIYGIEAGNDGNLLIQKMIKDNLFNLSDFKLRESSEAAMISQVKRAVKANKPIVFLAWEPHPMNSQVELKYLADGDEVFGPNYGSAKVFTIISPEFQKRCPAEANLISQIRFTVEMESELMTEILENKVPAKKAAKEYLKKHPEVLKQWLVGIKSTNGEDGKVAIDKYLAQ